Within Metabacillus schmidteae, the genomic segment TGCGATAAATGTGTTGGAAAAGAAAGAATACATTAGTAGAACGTTGTCTGGGAAATGGATGTTAACAGAAAAGGGAATTGAAGCAGGATATGAACTTGTGTTACAACAGCGTTTGTATGAAATGTATTTAATGCATGAAATGGAGTTCGCTCACCTTAAGCTAAAAACCCGAGATGACCTTAATTTAACTTCTATTTCGAATGAAACAAAGGATCAGCTGTTAAAACTGTTACGCATTCATGACCGTGCACCATTATTAATGCCAAAGTCAGTAAGTATTGGAGATCGGGGGATGATGATGAATGACATATGATGCATGGATTATCATCACTGGTTCATTAGTAGGTGTTACATGTGCGATGATTGGATGTTTTCTCGTAGTAAGAAAAATGGCAATGCTGGCCGATGCTATCTCCCATACAGTTTTATTGGGTATTGTTGGCGGGTATTTAGTTAGCCGGAGTTTAGATGGTCCTTCTTTATTAATTGGTGCAGTAGTAGTTGGACTGTTAACAGCATTACTTGTACAGGTGTTAAGCGGAAAAGGTGTTCAAGGTGATGCGGCAATTGGAATTGTTTTTACGTCTCTTTTTGCAGTAGGGGTTATTCTCCTGTCGTTGTTTGCAGGAAACATCCATCTGGATGTTGATCATGCACTTATGGGAGAGATCACATTTATTCCCTGGGATACAGTGCAATGGAATGGGATGGATTTAGGACCTAAAGCAGTCTGGCTCTTATCCTTTGTGTTCATCGTCAATTTACTAATCATTATCTTTTTTTATAAAGAATTTAAGATTAGCTCATTCGATCCCGAAATGGCTGTAGCAATTGGAATTCCAGTGTTGTTTATTCATTATTTACAAATGGGGATGCTTTCTATTACAACTGTTGCGTCCTTTGATAGTGTGGGGGCTATATTAGTTGTAGCTATGCTTATTGTTCCAGCCTCAAC encodes:
- a CDS encoding metal ABC transporter permease — its product is MTYDAWIIITGSLVGVTCAMIGCFLVVRKMAMLADAISHTVLLGIVGGYLVSRSLDGPSLLIGAVVVGLLTALLVQVLSGKGVQGDAAIGIVFTSLFAVGVILLSLFAGNIHLDVDHALMGEITFIPWDTVQWNGMDLGPKAVWLLSFVFIVNLLIIIFFYKEFKISSFDPEMAVAIGIPVLFIHYLQMGMLSITTVASFDSVGAILVVAMLIVPASTAYLLTDKLLNMLFISAGIGVISAISGYYMASFLNVSIAGAMATSTGILFALAFLFSPKHGLIAKKRAQKKLSKATQKTATIGN